One Conger conger chromosome 18, fConCon1.1, whole genome shotgun sequence DNA window includes the following coding sequences:
- the LOC133118497 gene encoding BLOC-2 complex member HPS6-like — MKRLTAEQVTDFSDFTGGKDLSDFLKRCFSNIPNKNGLSDIRLSPDGHHIHAIRRKPKTGLLTFDKCERTRVIQGQKHLGPGLTRTVPLSDLIYLECSSKLGGSAVLAVVFENGKTEFWEYCERKGGWHLLQNSDLCKTQRAKIFSVSASASCIIWCEERPASKSSSTLNGTGNNFRYFICKRTYEIGDGCVNLGGVEILLHNSPCYRVITSGDNAYLLPDTKENSLTGVITKVFLTWSLQYGTVAVNSACQGALLRKRKLTSEGSEFSVLMSECIGALSTVEPPDIYAFSPTGHGGLLLLLSSGWVSVLQEGGALRRVYKLADNCLASCGAHSSVRLHGDVLALTFKKTLCLVDIRCGLEVDKISLKTEGALFASCQESCTLHLLSESGLLVIRPGDLESGPKLGGHNESLRLGSGLVEAVFEEACGYYQQRSLSNTQLTVEKLKSFEMFQAPIALSSILRDYLSSQKSSNNPALEAGSSSKLLLLLEAKLQSLAALEDLKMAMVGSSDRDLEGHCETLVQKEVSRLLRCEVDVEHVLYLNAVFSAFPAQAWRAVQCVLQLRRQGDGSLAAEAPPEVWKAVLGPSHPPAQTAVLPQPGHAAARTVLPIFELLCSSILHSQPRWLPRFVELAQQQARTCCPSSWGCLEKDTLRSAPLYKRALSVLPGNGAFSELEVELLLCSQRPNAVMQALSALIRQQQWERVTQVAQCCSRQSPLLNKEIFTTLLCEVSQHRDLDPYLDLLWALCPEDLTAVSIVNIVLENLPASALDGAPYPAQRAQLTVGLLKPLLCKALQRETRPGRRYVDILRSPPTPPC, encoded by the coding sequence ATGAAGCGGCTCACTGCGGAACAAGTAACAGACTTCAGCGATTTTACCGGAGGTAAAGATTTAAGTGACTTTTTAAAACGATGTTTTTCTAATATTCCAAATAAGAACGGTCTGTCCGACATTCGCCTCAGTCCAGACGGACACCACATACATGCCATTCGGCGTAAACCAAAGACTGGACTCTTAACTTTTGATAAATGTGAAAGAACTCGGGTAATACAAGGCCAAAAACATCTAGGTCCAGGCTTGACGAGGACAGTGCCCCTTTCGGATCTTATCTATTTAGAATGTAGCAGCAAGCTCGGTGGTTCAGCTGTTCTGGCGGTGGTATTCGAGAATGGAAAAACGGAGTTCTGGGAATACTGTGAGCGAAAAGGAGGCTGGCATTTACTACAGAACTCGGATTTGTGCAAAACCCAGAGAGCAAAAATCTTCTCTGTTAGCGCAAGCGCTAGCTGCATTATCTGGTGCGAAGAGAGACCCGCCTCCAAGAGCTCCTCAACTCTCAACGGTACTGGCAATAACTTCAGGTACTTTATCTGCAAGCGAACTTACGAGATTGGGGATGGGTGCGTCAACTTAGGAGGAGTTGAAATCTTATTGCACAACAGTCCCTGTTATAGAGTTATTACCTCGGGAGACAATGCTTACTTGCTGCCAGACACCAAGGAGAATTCTCTAACTGGTGTCATTACCAAGGTCTTTCTCACATGGTCCCTGCAGTATGGCACAGTAGCCGTCAATAGTGCTTGCCAGGGGGCCCTTCTGAGGAAACGCAAGCTGACTAGCGAGGGGTCCGAATTCAGTGTGCTGATGTCAGAGTGCATCGGTGCACTGTCGACCGTAGAGCCCCCGGACATATACGCCTTTTCCCCCACGGGACACGGGGGTCTGCTGCTCCTGCTCAGCTCTGGCTGGGTCAGCGTGCTGCAGGAGGGTGGAGCTCTGCGGCGGGTCTACAAGCTGGCTGACAACTGCCTGGCGAGCTGCGGCGCTCACAGCAGCGTGCGTCTCCACGGCGACGTGCTGGCCCTGACCTTCAAAAAGACCCTGTGTCTCGTCGACATCCGATGTGGCCTGGAGGTGGACAAAATCTCCCTGAAGACAGAGGGGGCCCTCTTTGCCAGCTGCCAGGAGAGCTGCACCCTCCACCTTCTGTCTGAATCTGGTCTGTTGGTGATAAGACCCGGGGACTTGGAGTCTGGCCCAAAGCTCGGGGGTCATAACGAGAGCCTCAGGCTGGGTTCCGGCCTTGTGGAGGCCGTGTTCGAAGAGGCCTGTGGATACTACCAACAGAGGAGCCTGAGCAACACCCAGCTCACCGTGGAGAAGCTGAAAAGTTTTGAAATGTTCCAGGCCCCTATTGCCCTCTCCTCCATCCTCAGGGACTACCTGAGCAGCCAGAAGAGCAGCAACAACCCGGCGCTGGAGGCTGGGAGCTCCTCGaagctgctgttgctgctggagGCCAAGTTGCAGAGTCTGGCGGCTCTGGAGGATCTGAAGATGGCGATGGTGGGTTCCTCGGACAGGGACCTGGAGGGCCACTGCGAGACCCTCGTCCAGAAGGAGGTGAGTAGGCTGCTGAGGTGCGAGGTGGACGTGGAGCACGTGCTCTACCTGAACGCCGTGTTCAGCGCGTTCCCCGcacaggcctggagggccgtgCAGTGTGTGCTCCAGCTCCGTCGCCAGGGCGATGGGTCCCTGGCAGCCGAGGCCCCTCCCGAAGTGTGGAAGGCGGTCCTCGGCCCATCCCACCCCCCTGCCCAGACTGCGGTGCTCCCCCAGCCGGGCCACGCCGCTGCCAGGACGGTGTTGCCCATCTTCGAGCTCCTCTGCAGCTCCATCCTCCACTCTCAGCCCCGCTGGCTGCCCCGGTTCGTGGAGCTGGCTCAGCAGCAGGCCCGTACCTGCTGCCCCTCGTCCTGGGGCTGCTTGGAGAAGGACACCCTGAGGAGCGCGCCTCTATACAAGCGCGCTCTCTCCGTGCTCCCAGGGAACGGGGCGTTCTCGGAGCTGGAGGTGGAGTTGCTGCTCTGCAGCCAGAGGCCCAACGCGGTCATGCAGGCCCTGTCCGCGCTGATCCGGCAGCAGCAGTGGGAGCGCGTCACCCAGGTGGCCCAGTGCTGCAGCCGACAGAGCCCTCTGCTCAACAAGGAGATCTTCACCACCCTGCTGTGCGAGGTGTCGCAGCACCGAGACCTGGACCCCTACCTGGATCTGCTCTGGGCCCTCTGCCCCGAGGATCTGACCGCGGTCAGCATCGTCAACATAGTGCTGGAGAACCTTCCGGCGTCCGCGCTGGACGGGGCCCCCTACCCGGCACAAAGGGCCCAGCTCACCGTGGGCCTCCTGAAACCCCTGCTGTGCAAGGCGCTCCAGAGAGAGACCAGGCCCGGCCGGAGGTACGTAGACATTCTCCGGtctccccccactcccccctgcTAG